A genome region from Nocardiopsis exhalans includes the following:
- a CDS encoding nucleotide sugar dehydrogenase yields MEKQETSSDLVVLGLGYVGLPLAAEAVSAGLRVTGFDVSTRVVDGLNEAVSHIDDLSSDDVNSMLAKGFSATTDPACLATAHTIVICVPTPLSPEGGPDLGAVTSASKAIAAHLSPGTLVILESTTYPGTTEEVVRPLLEESGLVAGADFHLAFSPERIDPGNATFGVANTPKVVGGLTEECGQAAAAFYEHFVNTVVRTRGTREAEMAKLLENTYRHVNIALVNEMAVFCQELGIDLWDSIAAAATKPFGFQAFYPGPGVGGHCIPIDPNYLSYKVKTLGYPFRFVELAQEINGRMPAYVTQRAQELLNDSGLALSRSKVLLLGVTYKADIADQRESPARPVARKLAAKGATLTYHDPHVESWQVDGVDVPRSTDLEQAMADADLTVLLTDHSEYRPKLLTEYARLLLDTRGVLRRSEDEGVDLTAREGLSVL; encoded by the coding sequence GTGGAGAAGCAAGAGACGAGCTCAGACCTGGTCGTCCTCGGCCTCGGTTACGTCGGTCTACCTCTGGCGGCCGAGGCCGTCTCAGCAGGACTGAGGGTGACCGGTTTCGACGTCAGTACACGAGTGGTCGACGGCCTCAACGAAGCCGTGTCGCACATCGACGACCTGTCCTCCGATGACGTCAACTCGATGCTGGCCAAAGGGTTCAGCGCGACCACGGACCCGGCCTGCCTGGCCACGGCGCACACCATCGTCATCTGCGTACCCACCCCGCTCTCCCCCGAGGGCGGACCGGACCTGGGCGCGGTCACGTCGGCTTCCAAGGCCATCGCCGCCCACCTGTCCCCGGGGACCCTGGTGATCCTGGAGTCCACCACCTACCCGGGCACCACCGAGGAGGTCGTGCGGCCGCTGCTGGAGGAGTCCGGTCTGGTCGCCGGGGCCGACTTCCACCTCGCCTTCTCTCCCGAGCGGATCGATCCGGGCAACGCGACCTTCGGCGTGGCCAACACCCCGAAGGTGGTCGGCGGGCTCACCGAGGAGTGCGGTCAGGCGGCCGCCGCCTTCTACGAGCACTTCGTGAACACCGTGGTCCGCACCCGCGGCACTCGTGAGGCCGAGATGGCCAAGCTGCTGGAGAACACCTACCGGCACGTCAACATCGCCCTGGTGAACGAGATGGCCGTGTTCTGCCAGGAGCTGGGCATCGACCTGTGGGACTCGATCGCGGCGGCGGCCACCAAGCCGTTCGGTTTCCAGGCGTTCTATCCCGGTCCGGGTGTGGGCGGTCACTGCATCCCCATCGACCCGAACTACCTCTCCTACAAGGTCAAGACCCTCGGCTACCCGTTCCGGTTCGTCGAGCTGGCCCAGGAGATCAACGGGCGGATGCCCGCCTATGTGACCCAGCGCGCCCAGGAGCTGCTCAACGACTCCGGTCTCGCTCTCTCGCGGTCCAAGGTCCTGTTGCTGGGCGTGACGTACAAGGCCGACATCGCCGACCAGCGTGAGTCGCCCGCCCGACCGGTGGCCCGCAAGCTCGCCGCCAAGGGCGCCACGCTCACCTACCACGACCCGCACGTGGAGTCCTGGCAGGTGGACGGGGTGGACGTCCCGCGCTCGACCGACCTGGAGCAGGCGATGGCCGACGCCGACCTGACCGTCCTGCTCACCGACCACAGCGAGTACCGGCCCAAGCTGCTCACCGAGTACGCGCGGCTGCTCCTGGACACCCGGGGCGTCCTACGCCGGTCCGAGGACGAAGGCGTCGACCTGACCGCACGTGAGGGCCTGTCTGTTCTCTGA
- a CDS encoding ATP-grasp fold amidoligase family protein: MELNPDSDYYRVSTKLGAYVFLDRIGVSHAKVYGVLNGIDKLVPQHLKKPVVVKPLDGCSAVGVMVLKPVKKGWYDSIAKRTWTFDEILARGRDALDKRGFPDVWLLEEPLIADGKVPDDLKFYAFQGDIALVLQRQGRPGRSGTLASYRWYDADWNPVETGKHVKKTNTDLVLPEKKEELADVARRVSSASPYAFTRVDTFYTDDGPKVGEVNAWVGAYDHFTDEWDQRLGAVWEAAELRVPSHVKPIPKGVPEGAYPLPWWRS, translated from the coding sequence ATGGAGTTGAACCCGGATTCTGATTACTACCGGGTCTCCACCAAGCTGGGTGCATATGTGTTCCTGGATCGTATTGGCGTCTCGCACGCCAAGGTGTACGGCGTGCTGAACGGGATTGACAAGCTCGTGCCGCAGCACTTGAAGAAACCCGTCGTCGTCAAGCCCCTCGACGGGTGCAGTGCGGTCGGCGTCATGGTCCTCAAGCCGGTGAAGAAGGGGTGGTACGACTCGATCGCCAAGCGGACCTGGACCTTTGACGAGATCCTGGCGCGTGGACGTGATGCTCTGGACAAGCGCGGGTTCCCCGACGTCTGGCTGCTGGAGGAACCGCTCATCGCTGACGGCAAAGTTCCGGACGACCTGAAGTTCTATGCCTTTCAGGGGGACATCGCCCTCGTGCTGCAACGTCAGGGTCGGCCAGGCCGTTCGGGCACTCTGGCCAGTTACCGGTGGTACGACGCCGACTGGAATCCTGTGGAGACCGGCAAGCACGTCAAGAAGACCAACACGGACCTGGTCCTGCCCGAGAAGAAGGAGGAACTGGCCGACGTCGCTCGACGGGTCTCCTCTGCCTCCCCCTACGCCTTCACCCGAGTGGATACCTTCTACACCGACGACGGCCCCAAGGTCGGTGAGGTGAACGCCTGGGTGGGAGCCTACGACCACTTCACCGACGAGTGGGACCAGCGTCTGGGCGCGGTGTGGGAAGCGGCCGAACTTCGAGTCCCCTCCCACGTCAAGCCGATCCCCAAGGGTGTTCCGGAGGGTGCGTACCCGCTTCCCTGGTGGAGGTCCTGA
- a CDS encoding glycosyltransferase, translated as MKRNDYGSLSVPSLGTWEPQLSVSVVIPAHGHPDKLELVLASLAAQSYPSHLMETIVVDDGSDPPLTLPEICPENTRIIAPDPSGWGSPNGVNSGVAASEGEVILRLDSDMLVYHDHVESQMRWHHVSDHLVAMGHKLFVDYKPGCRSADEVYKAVLAGEADKLFDRDSAEPHWVDKMILPTDNLRSCDHTAYRVFVGATGSLRRALFDEAGGLNTKLLLGGDSEFAYRVAQHGAVFVPDLDSSSWHLGRSQMQSRQADGRRYRIPYVANLVPEFAPRRKLQGRVWEIPFVDVVLDAQGTSAEEVDAAIVRLLAGSVDDIRITLVGNWPEETGERRNLLDDPCFESRLVLENYRCEPRVRFRESVPEVDPYVPFRLRMSAGCRPTRDAVGALVNLANEKKVGLVEIDYSDGATARLERNSAFARALRVAEAGEDIDQVVDEVHGILRVDARELGLRTAGTGNKPIKDWHLQLTEAREQASAYRDQAQALKKRLAARSPKGIASRMIRRFGQRSSSVGSDE; from the coding sequence GTGAAGCGCAACGACTACGGATCCCTGTCCGTGCCCTCACTCGGCACCTGGGAACCACAGCTGAGTGTCAGCGTGGTGATCCCCGCACACGGGCATCCCGACAAGCTGGAACTGGTTCTGGCTTCTCTGGCCGCCCAGAGCTACCCCTCCCACCTGATGGAGACCATCGTGGTGGATGACGGGAGCGATCCGCCCCTGACCCTTCCCGAGATCTGCCCCGAGAACACTCGGATCATCGCCCCGGACCCCAGCGGGTGGGGATCGCCCAACGGCGTCAACAGCGGTGTCGCCGCGTCAGAGGGCGAGGTCATCTTGCGCCTGGACTCCGACATGCTGGTCTACCACGACCACGTCGAGTCGCAGATGCGCTGGCACCATGTGAGCGACCACCTCGTGGCCATGGGACACAAGCTCTTCGTGGACTACAAACCCGGATGCCGCTCAGCCGACGAGGTTTACAAGGCCGTGCTCGCCGGAGAGGCTGACAAGCTGTTCGACCGGGACAGCGCCGAGCCGCACTGGGTGGACAAGATGATCCTGCCCACGGACAACCTCCGTTCCTGCGACCACACGGCCTACCGCGTCTTCGTCGGAGCGACGGGGTCGTTGCGCCGAGCCCTGTTCGACGAGGCCGGCGGGTTGAACACCAAGCTGCTCTTGGGCGGTGACTCCGAGTTCGCCTACCGCGTCGCGCAGCACGGTGCCGTGTTCGTACCCGACCTCGACAGCAGCAGCTGGCACCTGGGGCGCTCCCAGATGCAGTCCCGGCAGGCCGACGGCAGACGCTACCGCATCCCGTACGTGGCCAACCTCGTGCCCGAGTTCGCCCCGCGCCGCAAGCTCCAGGGACGAGTGTGGGAGATCCCGTTCGTGGACGTCGTGCTCGACGCCCAGGGCACCTCCGCCGAAGAGGTGGATGCGGCGATCGTGCGCTTGCTCGCAGGGAGTGTCGACGACATCCGGATCACTCTCGTCGGGAATTGGCCGGAGGAGACCGGCGAGCGTCGGAACCTGCTCGACGACCCCTGCTTCGAGTCCCGGCTCGTACTGGAGAACTACCGCTGCGAACCTCGGGTACGTTTCCGGGAATCAGTTCCGGAGGTCGACCCCTACGTGCCCTTCCGGCTGCGGATGTCCGCCGGCTGCCGCCCCACCCGTGACGCCGTGGGGGCCCTGGTCAACCTCGCGAACGAGAAGAAGGTCGGCCTCGTCGAAATCGACTACTCGGACGGTGCGACCGCCCGCCTCGAACGGAACTCGGCCTTCGCCCGTGCCCTGCGCGTGGCTGAGGCGGGCGAGGACATCGACCAGGTCGTCGACGAGGTCCACGGGATCCTGCGGGTGGACGCCCGGGAACTCGGTCTGCGCACCGCCGGTACGGGGAACAAGCCGATCAAGGACTGGCACCTCCAGCTCACCGAGGCCAGAGAACAGGCCTCCGCGTACCGTGATCAGGCCCAAGCGCTGAAGAAGCGGTTGGCGGCCCGTTCCCCCAAGGGCATCGCGTCCCGGATGATCCGCCGGTTTGGTCAGCGAAGCTCCTCCGTGGGTTCGGACGAGTGA
- a CDS encoding acyltransferase family protein, with protein sequence MKEAVSAAPLSKRQIPVGGGYRPEIQGLRGVAVMLVAVYHIWFGTVSGGVDVFLLVTGFLITGSLVRSVERRGRIGFLAFWSKLAKRLLPTMAIVLAGVMVATYLWLPASRWRDVLSEVVASALYYENWALALNSVDYLANNDDASPLQHIWSLSIQGQFYVIAPLLITLAVLLATRVGWDTRRVLMGALGTLFAASLTYSVIVTEANQRWAYFDTGARLWELALGGLLALLLPYLDLPRRLRIVLGWLGLTALVLCGALIPVSTMFPGYVALWPTGAAVLVILAGTTGSKWAVDRWLVSRPLSVVADLSYSLYLWHWPVLVFYLQVTERTMPSLTGGFYVLGTSFVLAWITNKLVTDRVERFTPKRPGNGWNWGIAAGFMAPVLVATGLWSVTQNMEQRRLEELASDLGNYPGAAVLVDAEMAAALPAAPVYPDPAGPADVPSIYADGCDARLSGANAIVCEFGDESSEHVIALVGASRTAHWFPPLLEIVEEAGWRLVNITKSGCQLSTDPPKRDGEIFNECLQWREEAMAELDRIRPDVVVTSSTRATAAGEVVQDGFVERWEELDEMSIDVIGIRDLPRRSESVPDCLGSRNPEECVESAYRTQKRVDPTQELDHVPDNVTFVDLTGNVCPDGECPAVLGNVMVYSDATHMTATFSRTLAPVLEKELRQATGW encoded by the coding sequence GTGAAGGAAGCTGTCTCCGCCGCCCCTCTTTCGAAGCGCCAGATTCCCGTCGGAGGCGGTTACCGCCCCGAGATCCAGGGCCTGCGCGGGGTCGCGGTCATGCTTGTGGCGGTCTACCACATCTGGTTCGGCACGGTTTCCGGTGGCGTGGACGTGTTCCTGCTGGTCACCGGATTCCTGATCACCGGTTCTCTGGTCCGGTCCGTGGAGCGCCGGGGGCGGATCGGCTTCCTGGCCTTCTGGTCCAAGTTGGCCAAACGCCTCCTACCGACCATGGCGATCGTCCTGGCCGGGGTGATGGTGGCCACCTACCTGTGGCTGCCCGCGTCCCGCTGGCGCGACGTCCTGAGCGAAGTCGTGGCTTCCGCCCTCTACTACGAGAACTGGGCCCTGGCCCTGAACTCGGTGGACTATCTGGCCAACAACGACGACGCCAGCCCGTTGCAGCACATCTGGTCGTTGTCCATCCAGGGGCAGTTCTACGTCATCGCCCCGCTTCTGATCACCCTTGCGGTCCTGCTCGCGACCCGTGTGGGGTGGGACACGCGCCGGGTTCTGATGGGCGCTCTGGGCACCCTCTTTGCAGCATCGCTCACCTACTCCGTCATCGTGACGGAGGCGAACCAGCGCTGGGCCTACTTCGATACCGGTGCCCGTCTGTGGGAGCTCGCCCTGGGCGGACTCCTCGCCCTCCTTCTGCCCTACCTCGACCTGCCGAGGCGGCTTCGGATCGTGCTCGGCTGGCTCGGCCTGACGGCACTGGTCCTGTGCGGGGCGCTGATCCCGGTCTCCACGATGTTCCCGGGGTACGTGGCCCTGTGGCCGACCGGGGCGGCGGTACTGGTGATCCTGGCGGGCACCACTGGTAGCAAGTGGGCTGTCGACCGCTGGCTGGTGTCACGTCCACTCTCCGTGGTGGCGGACCTGTCCTACAGCCTCTACCTGTGGCACTGGCCGGTGCTGGTGTTCTACCTCCAGGTGACGGAGCGGACGATGCCCAGTCTGACCGGGGGATTCTACGTACTGGGAACGTCGTTCGTCCTGGCCTGGATCACGAACAAGCTTGTCACCGACCGTGTGGAGCGCTTCACGCCGAAGCGGCCCGGAAACGGTTGGAACTGGGGGATCGCCGCAGGCTTCATGGCCCCGGTCCTCGTGGCGACGGGCCTGTGGTCCGTCACGCAGAACATGGAGCAGCGGCGTCTGGAGGAGTTGGCCTCCGACCTCGGTAACTACCCGGGAGCGGCGGTGCTGGTCGACGCTGAGATGGCCGCGGCCCTTCCCGCGGCACCGGTCTACCCGGACCCGGCGGGCCCAGCGGACGTCCCGTCGATCTACGCGGACGGTTGTGACGCACGGCTCTCCGGTGCGAACGCGATCGTGTGTGAATTCGGAGACGAGTCGTCGGAGCACGTCATCGCGCTGGTGGGCGCCTCGCGCACGGCGCATTGGTTCCCCCCGCTGCTGGAGATCGTGGAGGAAGCGGGGTGGCGCCTGGTGAACATCACCAAGAGCGGATGCCAGCTCTCCACGGACCCGCCCAAGCGTGACGGGGAGATCTTCAACGAGTGCCTGCAGTGGCGCGAGGAGGCGATGGCCGAACTGGATCGGATCCGTCCCGACGTCGTGGTCACCTCCTCCACCCGCGCCACAGCTGCGGGCGAAGTCGTGCAAGATGGCTTCGTCGAGCGTTGGGAGGAGCTCGACGAGATGAGCATCGACGTCATCGGGATTCGGGACCTACCCCGCAGGAGCGAGAGCGTCCCCGACTGCCTCGGCTCTCGCAACCCCGAAGAGTGCGTGGAGTCCGCCTACCGCACCCAGAAACGGGTCGATCCCACCCAGGAGCTCGACCATGTTCCCGACAACGTCACCTTCGTTGATCTGACCGGGAACGTGTGCCCCGACGGAGAGTGCCCGGCGGTCCTGGGCAACGTGATGGTCTACAGTGACGCCACCCATATGACGGCGACCTTCTCACGGACCCTCGCTCCGGTCCTGGAGAAGGAACTCCGCCAGGCGACCGGCTGGTGA
- a CDS encoding N-acetylmuramoyl-L-alanine amidase, with product MLTIIGRSGWGARPPTDRTTVAWADRTGFAVHYSAGPPTQTPGQIQDFHMDDRGWSDVGYNFLVNRDGTVFEGRGWLVVGAHAAPHNTSHIGVCFIGSEGDATDAAKESMRLLYHEANFRAGRSLAQTWHSGLPGQATECPGADLRSWVMAGMPSTIDNEDNDVALSTEDINRIAHAVHTRTVRSFVTDTDVQVQTEWRRGTRYAFENRSTLAELLEEVQQLRGEVAELADKS from the coding sequence ATGCTGACCATCATCGGCCGGTCAGGCTGGGGTGCCCGGCCGCCGACAGACCGGACCACCGTGGCCTGGGCGGACCGCACCGGCTTTGCCGTGCACTACTCGGCGGGACCGCCGACCCAGACCCCAGGTCAGATCCAGGACTTCCACATGGACGACAGGGGGTGGTCCGACGTCGGTTACAACTTCCTCGTGAATCGGGACGGGACCGTCTTCGAGGGACGAGGGTGGCTGGTGGTGGGGGCGCACGCGGCCCCGCACAACACCAGCCACATCGGCGTTTGTTTCATCGGCTCGGAGGGCGACGCCACCGACGCCGCCAAGGAGTCGATGCGACTCCTCTACCACGAGGCCAACTTCCGTGCGGGGCGCAGCCTCGCCCAGACCTGGCACAGCGGCCTGCCGGGGCAGGCGACCGAGTGCCCCGGCGCGGACCTGCGCTCCTGGGTCATGGCCGGAATGCCCAGCACAATCGACAACGAGGATAACGACGTGGCCCTGAGCACCGAGGACATCAACCGCATTGCCCACGCTGTCCACACCCGGACCGTGCGCAGCTTCGTCACCGACACCGACGTGCAGGTGCAGACCGAGTGGCGGCGCGGCACCCGTTACGCCTTCGAGAACAGGTCGACTCTCGCGGAACTGCTGGAGGAGGTGCAGCAGCTCCGCGGAGAGGTCGCCGAGCTGGCCGACAAGAGCTGA